One genomic region from Eptesicus fuscus isolate TK198812 chromosome 18, DD_ASM_mEF_20220401, whole genome shotgun sequence encodes:
- the KIAA1143 gene encoding uncharacterized protein KIAA1143 homolog, translated as MSKRNQVSYVRPAEPAFLARFKERVGYREGPTVETKRIQPQLPDEDGDHSDKEDEQPQVVVLKKGDLSAEDVMKIKAEIKAAKADEEPASADGRIMYRKPVKRSPDEKYSGLTASSKKKKTSEDEINQQDSVKKNTQKQVKNSSLLSFDSEDEN; from the exons ATGAGCAAGCGGAACCAGGTGTCTTATGTGCGGCCCGCCGAGCCGGCCTTCCTGGCCCGCTTCAAGGAACGGGTCGGCTACAGGGAAGGGCCCACCGTAGAGACCAAG AGAATCCAGCCTCAGCTCCCAGATGAAGATGGTGATCACAGTGACAAAGAAGATGAACAGCCCCAAGTGGTGGTTTTAAAAAAGGGAGACCTGTCAGCTGAAGATGTCATGaaaattaaagcagaaataaaggcTGCCAAAGCAG ATGAAGAGCCAGCTTCAGCTGATGGAAGAATCATGTATCGAAAACCAGTGAAGCGTTCCCCGGATGAAAAATATTCAGGTTTAACAGCaagctcaaaaaagaaaaagacaagtgaAGATGAAATAAATCAGCAGGACTCAGttaaaaagaacacacaaaagCAAGTAAAAAACAGTAGCCTCCTTTCTTTTGACAGTGAAGACGAAAATTAA